From Sphingobium sp. EM0848, the proteins below share one genomic window:
- a CDS encoding thermonuclease family protein: protein MIGIFLLAAAVTVVDGDTIRLDGERVRLVGIDAPEIHGCAAGRACAPGDGQASKQSLQNLMSGSVSIRRVGRDRYGRTLAHVYVNGVNVACEQIGRGQAIYKRNWDNGLELARECR from the coding sequence ATGATCGGAATATTCTTGCTGGCGGCTGCCGTAACCGTCGTCGATGGCGATACCATCCGTTTGGATGGAGAACGCGTGCGCCTAGTTGGCATCGACGCGCCTGAAATCCATGGATGCGCGGCGGGGCGCGCATGCGCTCCGGGCGACGGGCAGGCCAGTAAGCAGAGCCTGCAAAATCTCATGAGTGGTTCCGTCAGCATCCGCCGCGTGGGACGCGACCGCTATGGTCGTACGCTCGCCCATGTTTATGTGAATGGCGTCAATGTTGCCTGTGAGCAGATCGGGCGCGGTCAGGCGATCTATAAGAGAAACTGGGATAATGGGCTTGAGCTGGCGCGGGAGTGCAGGTGA
- a CDS encoding DUF262 domain-containing protein, translated as MKIRDFKLSGSALNAPRQTEISKEGIRSMQLNPQHVTIDELLSGRLFRIPDYQRAYSWQTKQRADLFNDIEEVAQSGFDHFMATVVGLGRESCNIGSKRYKVVDLVDGQQRITTIVILLKAIEQALDNEHTERDKRDLGELLVKDDEHSVVLLQTNHDSSDVFLQYVRTGRAADTKAPTASDQNVIDAIAECKAFVANWAESRPLVDLLSTIRNKLSLIYHEIADEAVVYRVFEVLNSRGLDVKWLDKTKSRLMALIYEHVPDSVRQEGLHEMHTIWKDVYRTLGLDVRLGDEALAFAGTWRLPTTPRRVLSEEDASIEIANAAGNAIRTIMDAARWLRRVVNKVVSLDNDQRRSAVARVRQARFVAVAILLRGFEEETERDLLAAWERVTFRIYTLGGADTRKRVGEYVELGYEIINATLEPAAIKQRLLDIGHGYSIDEVIEEDGSTWEEWYGGWSAEVRYLLFRYEEHLAREKGEHIDPLAWEKIWATDPAKSIEHITPRSSKEPWVHHLGNLTMLPPRTNSKLSDKPPAEKAGTYVEGGVKATAAVGRALLQGIVWDEEAAKRRAADIEKFVRVEWGE; from the coding sequence TTGAAAATCCGCGATTTCAAACTTAGTGGCAGCGCCTTGAACGCCCCTCGCCAAACAGAAATTTCCAAGGAAGGTATTCGCTCAATGCAGCTTAACCCGCAACATGTGACAATCGATGAATTGCTCAGCGGAAGGCTGTTCAGGATACCGGATTATCAACGCGCATATTCATGGCAAACCAAGCAGCGTGCCGACCTATTCAATGATATTGAAGAAGTCGCGCAGTCCGGCTTTGACCATTTCATGGCAACGGTGGTGGGCCTTGGACGCGAATCCTGCAACATCGGGTCTAAACGGTATAAAGTCGTTGATCTGGTTGACGGGCAGCAGCGTATCACCACCATCGTTATTCTTCTAAAGGCGATCGAGCAAGCCCTGGATAATGAACATACCGAGCGCGATAAGCGCGATTTGGGCGAATTGCTTGTTAAGGATGACGAACATTCTGTTGTCCTACTACAGACCAATCACGACAGCAGCGACGTGTTTCTTCAGTATGTGCGGACAGGCCGCGCTGCGGACACGAAAGCTCCGACCGCATCAGATCAGAACGTCATAGACGCTATCGCAGAGTGCAAGGCTTTCGTCGCGAACTGGGCAGAAAGTCGCCCGCTGGTCGATCTCCTTTCGACCATTAGGAACAAGCTTTCTCTGATCTACCATGAAATCGCCGATGAAGCTGTAGTGTACCGGGTCTTCGAGGTTCTCAATAGCCGTGGACTCGACGTTAAGTGGTTAGACAAAACAAAAAGCCGACTCATGGCTCTGATCTACGAACACGTGCCTGATAGCGTGCGTCAGGAAGGCTTGCATGAGATGCATACCATCTGGAAAGACGTCTATCGCACGTTAGGGTTGGACGTACGTCTCGGGGATGAAGCGCTTGCCTTCGCTGGCACATGGAGGCTTCCTACGACGCCGCGGCGGGTGCTCAGCGAAGAAGACGCATCAATCGAAATCGCCAACGCCGCGGGCAACGCCATTCGTACGATCATGGACGCAGCTCGATGGCTGCGCCGTGTTGTCAACAAGGTTGTCTCATTGGACAATGACCAGCGCCGCTCGGCCGTCGCCCGCGTTCGGCAGGCCCGTTTCGTCGCCGTCGCTATCCTCTTGCGTGGCTTCGAGGAAGAAACCGAACGAGATCTTCTCGCAGCTTGGGAACGCGTGACTTTCCGGATATACACGCTGGGCGGTGCAGACACGAGAAAGCGTGTCGGGGAATATGTCGAGCTTGGATATGAGATCATCAACGCCACCCTTGAGCCCGCTGCGATTAAACAGCGACTGTTAGATATCGGCCATGGTTATTCGATCGATGAGGTGATCGAAGAAGACGGCAGCACCTGGGAAGAGTGGTATGGTGGCTGGTCAGCCGAAGTGCGCTACCTGCTATTCCGCTATGAGGAGCACTTAGCCAGGGAGAAGGGCGAGCATATCGATCCTCTGGCGTGGGAGAAGATCTGGGCAACTGATCCTGCAAAATCGATTGAGCACATAACGCCGCGGAGTAGTAAGGAGCCGTGGGTGCATCACCTCGGCAATCTTACCATGCTTCCCCCGAGAACGAATTCGAAACTCAGCGACAAGCCCCCTGCCGAGAAGGCTGGCACCTATGTTGAAGGAGGCGTTAAGGCGACAGCGGCAGTGGGCCGTGCGCTTTTGCAGGGCATAGTGTGGGATGAAGAAGCTGCGAAGCGCAGAGCTGCTGATATTGAGAAATTCGTTCGCGTTGAGTGGGGCGAGTAA
- the sbcD gene encoding exonuclease subunit SbcD, producing MTESRPAFRLIHSSDWYIGHELFSHERKAEHEAFLSWLLDRLVSEKADLLLVTGDIYDVANPPVSAMAHLYAFLRAATTRCPNLQIVVVGGNHDSAARINLPAALLGPERIHLIGSLPRVNGIPDFERMLVPLKDRTGTMVAWLAAVPYCRPGDMGSGGLPELYENVLTVGAERANGLPLIVTGHLHVAEGDVSEHSERRIGVISHVEEIKERIPVKIEVTPVARGRSELSVISG from the coding sequence ATGACCGAATCAAGACCCGCCTTCCGACTGATCCATAGTTCTGACTGGTATATTGGGCATGAGCTGTTCAGCCATGAACGAAAGGCGGAGCATGAAGCGTTTCTGTCCTGGCTCCTCGACCGCCTCGTCTCCGAAAAGGCGGATCTGCTGCTCGTCACGGGCGACATATACGACGTCGCGAACCCTCCAGTGTCAGCGATGGCACACCTTTATGCGTTCCTTCGGGCCGCGACGACGCGCTGCCCCAATTTGCAGATCGTCGTCGTCGGCGGGAACCACGACAGCGCAGCAAGAATTAATCTGCCCGCCGCACTCCTCGGTCCTGAACGAATCCACCTTATCGGCTCTCTCCCCCGTGTGAACGGCATACCCGATTTCGAGAGGATGCTGGTCCCACTCAAGGACCGGACGGGCACGATGGTGGCGTGGTTAGCAGCGGTGCCCTACTGCCGGCCGGGTGACATGGGGTCCGGCGGGCTTCCAGAATTATATGAGAATGTTCTGACTGTCGGGGCCGAACGTGCGAACGGGCTTCCGCTGATCGTGACCGGGCACCTCCACGTAGCGGAAGGGGATGTCTCCGAACATTCAGAGCGTCGGATCGGCGTGATCAGCCACGTCGAGGAAATCAAAGAACGGATACCTGTGAAGATCGAGGTGACGCCCGTCGCCCGAGGCCGCAGCGAACTATCGGTGATTAGCGGTTAG
- a CDS encoding DUF2779 domain-containing protein: MSVAPRAFGLSKSRITYFEQCPKRLWLSVHRPELAETDEGAEARFAIGHEVGAAACSLLPGGVMVEAKPDLSAALATTKALLESGHEDPIFEATFQHDGVLVRVDILEPNGIGGWHMAEVKSSTKPKDYHVNDLATQVWVAREAGVPIESAAIRHLDTDFVLEGDGSLDGLFFDSDLTSNIKDRVETRAEVVAAARETLAGEEPSILPGSHCDGLPCNFAAYCEGALPPGPQWPVTVLPYGGGNHWLRRGVEDLFEIDPTMLTNPTHQRVYKATITGEPDHSIEGARSAMADWRFPRTWLDFETIAFAIPRWVGTRPYQQVPFQFSAHVEAEDGSLQHHEFLSLDGADPRRACAEALVTMIPSSGAVVAYNAGFEKARLRELCEFFPDLADDLNSIIDRVVDLLPVTRANWYHRDQRGSWSIKAVLPTVAPDLDYTELEVKDGGNAQAAYLEAISPTTTDDRRAALDVALRTYCGRDTEAMIVLARHLTQN; encoded by the coding sequence ATGAGTGTAGCGCCCCGCGCCTTTGGACTTTCCAAGTCCAGGATCACTTATTTCGAGCAGTGCCCGAAGCGACTGTGGTTATCGGTTCATCGCCCCGAACTGGCTGAAACCGATGAAGGCGCAGAGGCGCGATTCGCTATCGGGCATGAGGTTGGCGCCGCCGCCTGCTCACTCTTGCCGGGCGGGGTCATGGTCGAGGCTAAACCCGATCTTTCCGCTGCGCTCGCCACAACGAAGGCTTTGCTCGAAAGCGGTCACGAGGATCCGATCTTCGAAGCCACGTTTCAGCATGATGGCGTTCTGGTAAGAGTCGATATTCTCGAGCCGAATGGTATCGGCGGCTGGCACATGGCTGAGGTCAAAAGTTCGACCAAGCCCAAGGATTATCACGTAAATGACCTGGCCACTCAGGTCTGGGTCGCCCGTGAAGCCGGTGTGCCAATCGAGAGCGCAGCGATCCGCCATCTAGACACCGACTTCGTTCTCGAAGGAGATGGTTCGCTCGACGGCCTGTTTTTCGACAGCGATCTGACTTCCAACATCAAGGACCGGGTCGAAACACGGGCCGAGGTTGTAGCCGCAGCGCGCGAAACGCTCGCCGGTGAGGAACCCAGCATCCTCCCTGGATCACATTGCGACGGCCTACCGTGTAATTTCGCGGCATATTGCGAGGGAGCACTTCCGCCAGGCCCGCAATGGCCGGTCACCGTTCTTCCATATGGCGGCGGGAATCATTGGCTGAGACGCGGGGTTGAAGATCTTTTCGAGATTGACCCCACGATGCTGACGAACCCCACCCATCAACGGGTTTACAAGGCTACCATTACAGGCGAACCCGATCATAGCATCGAGGGCGCTAGATCCGCGATGGCGGATTGGCGCTTCCCCCGGACATGGTTGGACTTTGAGACAATCGCATTCGCCATTCCGCGCTGGGTTGGCACACGTCCGTATCAACAGGTGCCTTTCCAATTTTCCGCTCATGTCGAAGCGGAAGACGGAAGCCTCCAACACCATGAATTTCTGAGCCTGGACGGTGCTGACCCGCGAAGGGCTTGCGCCGAGGCGCTGGTAACGATGATTCCCAGTTCAGGCGCGGTAGTCGCCTACAATGCTGGCTTCGAGAAAGCCCGCCTTCGCGAGCTCTGTGAATTTTTTCCCGATCTAGCAGACGATCTCAATTCGATCATCGACCGGGTGGTTGATCTGCTGCCGGTCACTCGCGCCAACTGGTATCACCGCGACCAACGAGGCAGTTGGTCAATCAAGGCCGTGTTGCCGACCGTTGCCCCAGATCTCGATTATACAGAGCTTGAGGTCAAAGACGGTGGTAACGCCCAGGCTGCCTATCTGGAGGCTATCTCCCCTACCACGACGGACGATCGTCGGGCTGCCCTAGATGTGGCACTGCGAACTTATTGTGGCCGAGACACCGAGGCGATGATCGTCTTGGCCAGGCACCTCACTCAAAACTGA
- a CDS encoding DNA translocase FtsK: protein MPPINGDGPMTHADRVQMACDLIRKSRSGSTNRLARELGVQYAYARRIMDEIEPSGLVSAPDKNGARRVASGICVGNI from the coding sequence ATGCCACCCATCAACGGGGATGGCCCGATGACCCATGCTGATCGCGTCCAAATGGCGTGCGATCTGATAAGAAAATCGCGATCTGGTTCGACAAACCGGTTAGCCAGAGAGTTGGGGGTTCAATATGCTTATGCTCGCCGAATTATGGACGAGATAGAACCTTCCGGATTGGTAAGCGCTCCAGACAAGAACGGTGCGCGAAGGGTTGCATCAGGCATTTGCGTGGGGAACATCTAG
- a CDS encoding ADP-ribosylglycohydrolase family protein has protein sequence MKIAFVPAGVRGGRIGITFCPGKKQQDALTGAWNRDLCADLDAIQATGAAAVVSLIESEEFLSLGVERLGEEVRARHMDWFHLPIRDVSIPSPVFEQAWAVTGANLRSRLRQGFDIVLHCKGGLGRAGMIAARLLAELGSEPMAAIEQVRTARPGAIETHDQLTYVQRRATVEEAHPPTTSAAVRARGRGALIGLAVGDALGTTLEFARRDSYPLLTDMIGGGPFGLRPGEWTDDTSMALALADSLLTRNIGMTVSAALARWEQSGNPIAGSTDPATAGNGSLMRLAPVALRYHDDIPALDDAAARQGRTTHAAPEAVEACVLYARMIASAISGSNLDDVLNIRGEGLTRKIADIVGGSWRGKPRQDIHASGYVAHSLEAALWCIGRTGSFTEAVLTAANLGQDADTTAAITGQLAGALYGEAGIPQAWRDRIVGYERISDMADQLLSR, from the coding sequence TTGAAGATCGCGTTCGTCCCAGCCGGCGTCCGCGGCGGCAGAATAGGGATCACATTCTGCCCGGGTAAGAAGCAGCAAGATGCTCTGACGGGCGCGTGGAACCGTGACCTCTGCGCAGACCTAGACGCCATTCAAGCCACTGGCGCGGCCGCAGTAGTTTCCCTGATCGAAAGCGAAGAATTCCTTAGCCTCGGCGTGGAACGGCTCGGCGAGGAAGTGCGCGCACGTCACATGGACTGGTTTCATCTGCCCATCAGGGATGTCAGCATTCCCTCCCCGGTGTTCGAGCAGGCATGGGCCGTCACTGGCGCCAATCTACGCTCCCGCCTACGCCAGGGCTTCGATATCGTGCTCCATTGCAAGGGCGGCTTGGGGCGCGCCGGAATGATAGCCGCGCGACTGCTCGCTGAACTGGGGAGCGAGCCAATGGCTGCCATAGAGCAGGTGCGGACGGCTCGCCCCGGAGCGATCGAGACACACGACCAACTCACCTATGTGCAGCGAAGGGCCACAGTCGAAGAGGCTCATCCCCCCACGACCTCCGCGGCGGTGCGTGCTCGCGGCCGAGGCGCTTTGATCGGCTTGGCTGTAGGTGACGCCCTCGGAACGACATTGGAGTTTGCACGCAGGGACAGCTATCCCCTTCTAACCGACATGATCGGGGGCGGCCCGTTCGGCTTGAGGCCTGGCGAATGGACAGACGATACGTCGATGGCCCTCGCCCTGGCGGATAGTCTTTTGACCCGCAACATCGGCATGACCGTCAGCGCAGCATTGGCCCGCTGGGAGCAATCGGGAAACCCCATCGCCGGATCCACAGATCCCGCCACCGCGGGGAACGGCAGCTTGATGCGCCTCGCGCCAGTAGCTCTTCGATATCATGACGACATCCCAGCACTTGATGATGCCGCAGCACGTCAAGGTCGGACCACACACGCAGCGCCTGAGGCAGTGGAGGCTTGCGTCCTCTATGCGCGAATGATCGCGAGCGCGATTTCCGGCAGCAACCTGGACGATGTTCTCAACATCAGGGGCGAGGGCCTGACCAGGAAGATCGCGGACATCGTTGGTGGCTCCTGGCGAGGTAAGCCGAGGCAAGACATTCACGCGTCGGGCTATGTCGCGCATTCGCTGGAAGCCGCACTCTGGTGCATCGGTCGAACCGGCAGTTTCACAGAAGCCGTCCTAACTGCCGCCAATCTCGGACAGGATGCCGACACCACCGCTGCAATCACCGGCCAGCTCGCCGGCGCCCTCTATGGTGAGGCCGGCATCCCACAAGCATGGCGGGATCGGATCGTCGGTTATGAGCGAATTAGCGATATGGCCGATCAACTCTTATCCCGGTAA
- a CDS encoding ArdC family protein — translation MTQSSGRPSPAETITCAIIDRLEAGVRPWVRPWRSCAAQGRPLRANGEPYRGMNTFWLWLAAEQCGYRSRHWMTYRQAQILGGQVRAGEQAQFAIFYKAYSKKVDSSERPGERVDEHRRVMRSYAVFNADQIDALPSDFYPEPLSLVPPGDRLDPRAQRFVDRLPARLRTGGDRAYYDLRADRVTMPPVEQFDTRAAWAATLAHEAGHWTGHPDRLARSFGKRFGDQAYAFEELVAELTAALVGADVGLPTTHLDDHAAHIGSWLEILRRDNRALLTAAARAEEAAGYLLRVTGLAGEDLDEQAAA, via the coding sequence ATGACTCAATCATCGGGCCGGCCCTCGCCGGCCGAGACCATCACGTGCGCAATCATCGACCGGCTTGAGGCCGGTGTGCGACCTTGGGTGCGGCCCTGGCGTTCGTGTGCGGCGCAGGGACGTCCGCTGCGGGCCAATGGCGAGCCTTATCGTGGCATGAATACCTTTTGGCTGTGGCTGGCCGCCGAGCAATGCGGCTATCGGTCACGCCATTGGATGACCTACCGCCAGGCGCAGATCCTTGGCGGGCAGGTCCGTGCCGGTGAGCAGGCGCAATTTGCGATCTTCTACAAGGCCTATTCGAAGAAGGTCGATTCCAGCGAACGCCCTGGCGAGCGGGTTGATGAGCATCGCCGGGTGATGCGATCCTATGCGGTCTTCAATGCAGACCAGATCGACGCGCTGCCGTCGGATTTCTATCCAGAACCGTTATCGCTCGTCCCACCGGGCGACCGGCTCGATCCACGGGCACAACGCTTCGTCGATCGTCTGCCGGCGCGGCTGCGGACCGGAGGCGATCGCGCCTATTACGACCTGCGCGCAGACCGCGTCACGATGCCGCCCGTCGAGCAGTTCGACACGCGTGCTGCATGGGCGGCCACGCTCGCGCACGAGGCCGGTCACTGGACGGGTCATCCAGACCGGCTTGCCCGATCCTTCGGCAAGCGCTTCGGTGATCAGGCATATGCATTCGAGGAGTTGGTCGCCGAACTGACGGCAGCGCTGGTTGGCGCCGATGTGGGTCTCCCAACCACCCATCTCGACGATCATGCGGCCCATATCGGTTCCTGGCTTGAGATCCTGCGCAGGGATAATCGTGCCCTGCTCACGGCGGCGGCGCGGGCAGAGGAGGCCGCGGGCTACTTGCTCCGCGTGACGGGTCTTGCCGGTGAGGATCTGGATGAGCAGGCGGCCGCTTGA
- a CDS encoding ParB/RepB/Spo0J family partition protein, whose translation MIQSVKVKNLSLSKDNVRKSNRDADLDSLADNIAAHGLLQNLVVTPLKKAGHFTVKAGGRRLRALQRLIDSGRLAGDHEVQVLVLEDDAGSAEASLAENFHRVAMNPADECSAFKHFLDRGASAEDVAKRFGVTTRFVEQRVRLAELAPLVFAALAAGEITLGVAQAYAVTPDVDRQARVFESMSRSYYGDNPDNIRRALLNGTAKATDAKARFIGRDAYVGAGGRIERDLFGEDVDESWIDVELIEQLAAQKLEAAAAALAAEQKLAFVTPVLATHVPYDMECQLHEYHPPLRELSEDEQERVDSLSDEGDALIRELETELEDDTPEAEAASARLADIERELDTIEASRTMVDDAIKDQLGTFIYLAPDGSPRVHSRMFSERAIRQAGADAEPEAPSGKVAVSRLSATLVDELATQRRQILAAHVASDAGLALDLTIFLMAHRTVFASSYVRDHSTLQATAASFPIVSFRDEGSAASNVLTEQRQALDVSWAGGNTLSSRFDAFRQLDEQARADWLAHVMAQTLEPTLNVDDGGRRNGFHDHLGRLLDIDVAQWWRPDAQNFFGRVKKEVMLEALDEIGGPVLRGRYKDAKKGDLANACAALCSGQGIVEAEVREKALSWLPDEMRFGGIEKPESFRSYSAFLSDEDDCNGGGGEIAPDGDADDLDQAA comes from the coding sequence ATGATCCAGTCCGTGAAGGTCAAGAACCTCTCGCTCTCGAAGGACAATGTCCGCAAATCCAATCGCGATGCCGACCTCGACAGCCTGGCCGACAATATAGCCGCGCATGGCCTGTTGCAGAATCTCGTGGTCACGCCGCTCAAGAAGGCAGGACATTTCACCGTCAAGGCGGGTGGCCGCCGTTTGCGGGCGCTCCAGCGCCTGATCGATTCAGGTCGGCTTGCCGGGGACCATGAGGTTCAGGTGCTGGTGCTCGAGGATGATGCCGGATCGGCCGAAGCGAGCCTTGCCGAGAATTTCCACCGCGTCGCGATGAACCCGGCAGATGAATGCTCGGCCTTCAAGCACTTCCTCGACCGGGGCGCGAGCGCCGAGGATGTGGCGAAACGCTTCGGGGTCACGACCCGCTTCGTCGAGCAGCGGGTCCGGCTTGCCGAACTGGCTCCTCTCGTCTTCGCGGCGCTGGCGGCGGGCGAGATCACGCTGGGGGTCGCCCAGGCTTATGCCGTCACGCCCGACGTCGATCGCCAGGCACGCGTGTTCGAGAGCATGAGCCGGTCCTATTATGGCGACAATCCCGACAATATCCGCCGTGCGCTCCTCAACGGGACGGCCAAGGCGACCGACGCCAAGGCGCGGTTCATTGGCCGCGACGCCTATGTCGGCGCGGGCGGCCGGATCGAGCGTGACCTGTTCGGTGAAGATGTGGACGAGAGCTGGATCGACGTGGAGCTCATCGAGCAACTGGCCGCCCAGAAGCTTGAAGCGGCAGCGGCAGCGCTAGCTGCCGAACAGAAGCTGGCGTTCGTGACGCCGGTTCTCGCGACGCATGTGCCCTATGATATGGAGTGTCAGCTCCACGAATATCATCCGCCGCTGCGCGAATTGAGCGAGGACGAGCAGGAGCGCGTCGACAGTCTCTCCGATGAGGGCGATGCGCTCATCCGAGAGCTGGAAACCGAACTTGAGGACGATACGCCCGAGGCCGAGGCGGCTTCGGCGCGGCTCGCCGACATAGAGCGGGAACTCGATACGATCGAGGCGTCGCGCACGATGGTCGACGATGCGATCAAAGACCAGCTGGGCACCTTCATCTATTTGGCGCCCGATGGCAGTCCGCGGGTGCACAGCCGCATGTTTAGCGAGCGCGCCATTCGTCAGGCGGGCGCAGACGCAGAACCCGAAGCACCGTCCGGCAAGGTTGCGGTCTCCCGGCTCAGCGCGACGCTGGTTGACGAACTCGCGACCCAGCGCCGGCAGATCCTGGCGGCCCATGTCGCCTCGGATGCCGGGTTAGCGCTCGATCTCACGATATTCCTGATGGCGCACCGGACGGTGTTCGCCAGCAGCTATGTCCGGGACCACTCGACGCTGCAGGCGACCGCCGCGAGCTTCCCGATTGTCAGCTTCCGCGATGAAGGTAGCGCGGCGAGCAATGTCCTGACCGAACAGCGCCAGGCGCTCGATGTGAGCTGGGCAGGCGGGAACACGCTGTCGTCCCGCTTCGATGCCTTCCGGCAACTGGATGAACAGGCGCGCGCCGATTGGCTCGCTCATGTCATGGCGCAGACGCTGGAACCGACACTCAACGTCGACGATGGCGGGCGCCGCAACGGCTTCCACGATCATCTCGGACGGCTGCTCGACATTGATGTCGCGCAATGGTGGCGGCCTGATGCCCAGAACTTCTTTGGGCGGGTGAAGAAGGAGGTCATGCTCGAAGCGCTCGACGAGATCGGCGGGCCGGTGCTGCGCGGCCGATACAAGGACGCCAAGAAGGGTGACCTTGCCAATGCCTGCGCTGCGCTCTGTTCGGGGCAGGGCATCGTCGAGGCCGAAGTCCGGGAAAAGGCGCTCTCCTGGCTGCCCGACGAGATGCGGTTCGGCGGGATCGAAAAGCCCGAAAGCTTCCGCAGCTATTCCGCCTTCCTCAGCGATGAGGATGATTGCAACGGCGGGGGAGGGGAGATCGCTCCCGATGGCGATGCTGACGACCTCGACCAGGCGGCTTGA
- a CDS encoding YafY family protein: MTDRMAKLDRLLALVHALSESTEGLTLDEMAETLGVNRRTAERMRDVIARHFDLEEVTEDRRKRFLIRDSLRRVYTRPTAAEVAALTAEADGRRGAGQTVRADQLASLLAKVKGAFDDREKRRIDPDLEALTRLQRTMVTAGPVATVPPETIAVVQAAILSGCCLEFSYAAVQQQEPRWRRVIPFGIVHGPLSYLVGKMPDRENDPVYYRLDRMIEPRLSEKLGCAPDDWDIDAWLADSFGVWRDEKQDIVLRVHASATSRAREWRFHRNQQVEALENGDLLIRFTSGGMRELAEHLFTWGNELIIEQPAALIEMMRQRILAALTMLPPEAASPNTTTFVAPTMHG, encoded by the coding sequence ATGACCGATCGTATGGCCAAATTGGACCGATTATTGGCGCTCGTACACGCGCTATCGGAATCGACCGAGGGCCTGACACTCGATGAAATGGCTGAAACACTGGGGGTCAATCGAAGGACCGCCGAGCGGATGCGCGACGTCATCGCGCGGCACTTCGACCTTGAGGAAGTAACCGAGGATCGCCGTAAGCGCTTTCTCATCAGAGACAGCCTTAGGCGCGTCTATACCCGTCCCACTGCGGCTGAAGTTGCAGCACTTACGGCCGAGGCAGATGGGCGACGAGGGGCTGGCCAAACAGTTCGTGCCGACCAATTGGCGAGCCTCCTCGCCAAGGTAAAGGGCGCGTTTGACGATCGCGAGAAGCGCCGCATTGACCCTGATCTTGAGGCTCTCACCCGGCTTCAGCGGACGATGGTCACCGCCGGCCCCGTCGCTACCGTGCCGCCTGAGACGATTGCAGTCGTCCAAGCGGCGATATTGTCCGGTTGCTGCCTTGAATTCAGCTATGCCGCGGTACAGCAGCAAGAACCGCGCTGGCGACGGGTGATACCCTTTGGCATTGTTCACGGCCCTCTGTCCTATCTGGTAGGAAAGATGCCCGATCGAGAAAATGACCCGGTCTATTATCGACTGGATCGTATGATCGAACCCAGGCTTAGCGAAAAGCTCGGGTGTGCGCCCGATGACTGGGACATTGATGCTTGGCTGGCCGATAGTTTCGGGGTCTGGCGAGATGAAAAGCAAGACATCGTGCTTCGCGTTCATGCATCTGCAACCTCACGAGCTCGCGAATGGCGGTTCCACCGCAACCAGCAGGTAGAGGCACTCGAAAACGGAGACCTTCTTATCCGCTTCACGAGCGGCGGGATGCGAGAGCTGGCAGAGCATCTATTCACCTGGGGCAATGAGCTCATCATCGAGCAGCCTGCCGCGCTCATTGAGATGATGCGCCAGCGCATCCTGGCTGCGCTGACGATGCTGCCGCCGGAAGCCGCCTCGCCTAACACGACCACTTTTGTCGCGCCCACGATGCATGGTTGA
- a CDS encoding heavy metal-binding domain-containing protein, whose translation MRFVLIAAFSVAIASPALAQPTQAQPLVNEEVGVPVFPYDITDRPYEVLGEVKAGVRKATVFSKSPSQDKIYKELWERAQKLGADAVIKAQYGDAHVSAFSWGKANATGTAVRFLPAGSATAAAAPAGSH comes from the coding sequence ATGCGTTTCGTTCTGATTGCCGCCTTTTCGGTGGCTATTGCATCGCCTGCCCTTGCCCAACCAACCCAGGCTCAGCCGCTCGTGAATGAGGAAGTCGGCGTCCCCGTTTTCCCATACGATATCACCGACCGCCCCTATGAGGTGCTGGGTGAGGTCAAGGCTGGGGTTCGCAAGGCGACCGTCTTCAGCAAATCGCCTTCGCAGGACAAAATCTACAAAGAGCTGTGGGAACGTGCACAAAAGCTGGGTGCTGATGCCGTGATCAAAGCGCAATATGGTGATGCTCATGTGTCGGCATTCAGCTGGGGCAAAGCGAACGCGACCGGCACGGCGGTTCGCTTCTTGCCGGCTGGCAGCGCTACTGCGGCAGCGGCACCTGCTGGCTCCCACTAA